A single window of Pseudomonas benzenivorans DNA harbors:
- a CDS encoding glutathione S-transferase family protein, which translates to MHELILHHYPTSPFAEKTRLMLGFKQLSWRSVMIPPLMPKPDLTALTGGYRKTPVLQVGADIYCDTGVIARRLEAEKAIPALFPEGQEFNVASFAQWADTLVFQHAVSLVFQPESVAARFGSLPPEFLKAFVADRSALFSGGQATRLPLEQAKHQWPGLMARLHQQLAREQGDFLFGEPSLADFAMAHPLWFLRGTPVTAPLVDDYPVVTAWLARVLGFGHGSLSDMSADEAIAVAREATPAALPDEAFVDPNGFQPGQQVAIAATDYGVDPVEGELLFCGSEELILRREDPRAGCVHVHFPRMGFRIEAR; encoded by the coding sequence ATGCACGAGCTGATCTTGCACCATTACCCGACCTCGCCGTTCGCCGAGAAGACCCGCCTGATGCTGGGCTTCAAGCAGCTGTCCTGGCGCTCGGTGATGATTCCGCCGCTGATGCCCAAACCGGACCTGACCGCGCTGACCGGTGGCTATCGCAAGACCCCGGTGCTGCAGGTCGGTGCCGACATCTACTGCGATACCGGCGTGATTGCCCGCCGCCTGGAGGCGGAAAAGGCCATTCCGGCGCTGTTTCCCGAGGGCCAGGAGTTCAATGTCGCCAGTTTCGCCCAATGGGCCGATACGCTGGTGTTCCAGCATGCGGTGAGCCTGGTGTTCCAGCCCGAGTCCGTCGCCGCGCGTTTCGGCTCGCTGCCGCCGGAGTTCCTCAAGGCCTTTGTCGCCGACCGCAGCGCTCTGTTCAGCGGCGGTCAGGCCACCCGCTTGCCGCTGGAGCAGGCCAAGCACCAGTGGCCGGGCCTGATGGCCCGCCTGCACCAGCAGCTGGCGCGGGAGCAGGGCGATTTTCTGTTCGGCGAGCCGTCGCTGGCTGACTTCGCCATGGCCCATCCGCTGTGGTTCCTGCGTGGCACCCCGGTGACCGCGCCCCTGGTCGACGACTACCCGGTTGTAACCGCGTGGCTGGCCCGGGTGCTGGGCTTCGGTCACGGCTCGCTCAGCGACATGAGCGCCGACGAGGCCATCGCCGTGGCGCGCGAGGCTACGCCGGCGGCGCTGCCGGATGAGGCCTTCGTCGACCCCAACGGCTTTCAGCCGGGCCAGCAGGTGGCGATCGCTGCCACCGACTACGGCGTCGACCCGGTCGAGGGCGAGTTGCTGTTCTGCGGCAGCGAGGAGTTGATCCTGCGCCGGGAAGACCCGCGTGCCGGCTGCGTGCATGTACATTTCCCGCGCATGGGCTTTCGCATCGAGGCGCGTTAG
- a CDS encoding GIY-YIG nuclease family protein: MTEACDKTWFVYLVRAANGALYCGISDDPQRRFAQHQSGKGARFFHSSPAEALVYTEACAGKGDALRRERAIKRLGKAAKETLVATAGAIGAVDEALSG; encoded by the coding sequence ATGACTGAAGCCTGCGACAAGACCTGGTTCGTCTACCTGGTGCGTGCCGCTAACGGCGCGCTTTACTGCGGCATCAGCGACGACCCACAGCGCCGCTTCGCCCAGCATCAGAGCGGCAAGGGCGCGCGGTTCTTCCACTCCAGCCCAGCGGAGGCACTGGTCTACACCGAGGCCTGTGCCGGCAAGGGGGATGCGCTGCGCCGCGAGCGCGCCATCAAACGTCTCGGCAAGGCTGCCAAGGAAACCCTGGTGGCCACTGCCGGCGCTATCGGTGCAGTTGATGAGGCGCTATCAGGCTAG
- the pcsA gene encoding phosphatidylcholine synthase, which produces MTASGVILALLALVAVLDGRPEVCLLWLGLALLIDGLDGTLARKFDVKGVLPHFDGVTLDLVIDYLTYVFIPAIFVYRFVPLPDYTLLPAVGLILLSSLFCFCNVNMKSKDNYFVGFPAAWNVVVVYLYLLDFSPWLSVATILLLSGLTLTRMKFLHPFRVRQFMPINITVTLVWMLACGLLIVQYPVNPTWLLAVWLLASAYFVGICLWRTAREWFAVDD; this is translated from the coding sequence ATGACTGCCAGTGGGGTCATTCTCGCGTTGCTGGCGCTGGTCGCGGTGCTCGATGGGCGGCCCGAGGTGTGTCTCCTGTGGCTCGGTCTGGCGCTGCTGATCGATGGCCTGGATGGCACCCTGGCGCGCAAGTTCGACGTCAAGGGGGTGCTGCCGCATTTCGATGGGGTGACCCTGGACCTGGTGATCGACTACCTCACCTATGTGTTCATTCCGGCGATCTTCGTCTACCGCTTCGTGCCCTTGCCCGACTACACCCTGCTGCCGGCTGTCGGGCTGATTCTGCTGTCCTCGCTGTTTTGCTTCTGCAACGTCAACATGAAGAGCAAGGACAACTACTTCGTCGGCTTTCCGGCGGCGTGGAACGTGGTGGTGGTGTACCTGTACCTGTTGGACTTCTCGCCCTGGTTGAGCGTTGCCACCATCCTGCTGCTGTCGGGCCTGACCCTGACGCGGATGAAGTTCCTCCACCCGTTCCGGGTACGCCAGTTCATGCCGATCAATATCACGGTCACCCTGGTGTGGATGCTCGCCTGCGGCTTGCTGATTGTGCAGTATCCGGTCAACCCGACCTGGCTGCTGGCGGTCTGGTTGCTGGCATCGGCCTATTTCGTCGGCATCTGCCTGTGGCGTACGGCCCGGGAGTGGTTTGCGGTCGATGACTGA
- a CDS encoding nuclear transport factor 2 family protein, protein MSHANAELITHFYQAFQQLDAETMAACYAEGVRFSDPVFEDLRGAEAADMWRMLAARAQDFSLTFDQVQADEHEGRARWVARYLFSQTGRHVVNRIEARFLFRDGKIIEHHDSFDLWRWSRQALGLKGWLLGWAPPVQQAIRRQALKGLAQFRAAR, encoded by the coding sequence ATGAGCCATGCCAATGCCGAGCTGATCACGCACTTCTATCAGGCCTTCCAGCAACTGGATGCCGAAACCATGGCCGCCTGCTACGCCGAAGGGGTGCGCTTCAGCGACCCGGTGTTCGAAGACCTGCGCGGCGCCGAGGCGGCCGATATGTGGCGCATGCTCGCGGCGCGGGCCCAGGATTTTTCCCTGACCTTCGACCAGGTGCAGGCGGACGAACATGAGGGCCGTGCGCGCTGGGTCGCCCGTTACCTGTTCAGCCAGACCGGCAGGCACGTGGTCAACCGGATCGAGGCCCGCTTTCTTTTCCGCGACGGCAAGATCATCGAGCACCATGACAGTTTCGACCTGTGGCGCTGGTCGCGTCAGGCTCTGGGGCTCAAGGGGTGGCTGCTGGGCTGGGCGCCGCCGGTGCAGCAGGCCATTCGTCGCCAGGCCCTCAAGGGGCTGGCGCAGTTCAGGGCGGCGCGTTAG
- a CDS encoding GlxA family transcriptional regulator, whose translation MLEIALHVCPQTLCSSLSMAHDTFALANRLAGQALFNPRRFSLDAQAVELEFARIRVDGGLELAARADLLIVPATGSAIDASLAANAAFLPWLAQRPARQQVASLCSSAFLLAAAGLLDGRRATTHWALADAFRRRFPRVELDIEQLLCHDGNLLTSGGAHAGQDLCLSVVARHAGDDLARRVANALVFDSPRGQQSRFAPLLPQLSREDAQLGPLLHWLHQHHAEPIDLNRLASLANCSPRTLLRRFRAGTGLTPNDYLQRLRIAAAQRALGNPACSLEQVAELVGYADRASFAKRFKQLCGETPGAFRRRLRQAN comes from the coding sequence ATGCTCGAGATCGCGCTCCATGTCTGCCCACAGACGCTGTGCTCCAGCCTGAGCATGGCTCACGACACCTTCGCCCTGGCCAACCGCCTGGCCGGACAAGCACTGTTCAACCCGCGTCGCTTCAGCCTGGATGCCCAGGCGGTTGAATTGGAGTTCGCCCGTATCCGGGTCGACGGCGGCCTGGAGCTGGCGGCCCGCGCCGACCTGCTGATAGTGCCGGCAACCGGCAGCGCCATCGACGCCAGCCTGGCGGCGAATGCAGCATTTCTGCCCTGGCTGGCGCAGCGCCCCGCGCGCCAGCAGGTCGCCAGCCTGTGCAGCAGCGCCTTTCTGCTCGCCGCCGCCGGCCTGCTCGACGGGCGTCGCGCCACCACCCACTGGGCACTGGCCGACGCGTTCCGCAGACGCTTCCCAAGGGTTGAGCTGGACATCGAGCAGTTGCTCTGCCACGACGGCAACCTGCTCACCTCCGGCGGTGCCCATGCCGGCCAGGACCTGTGCCTGTCCGTGGTCGCTCGGCATGCCGGCGACGACCTGGCGCGACGGGTCGCCAACGCCCTGGTATTCGACAGCCCGCGCGGCCAGCAATCGCGCTTCGCCCCGTTGCTCCCCCAGCTCAGCCGCGAAGACGCACAGCTCGGCCCGCTGTTGCACTGGCTACATCAGCATCACGCCGAGCCGATCGACCTCAACCGCCTGGCCTCCCTGGCCAACTGCTCGCCGCGCACCCTGCTGCGGCGCTTCAGGGCGGGCACGGGCCTGACGCCCAACGACTATCTGCAGCGCCTGCGTATCGCCGCCGCGCAGCGCGCCCTGGGCAACCCGGCATGTTCCCTGGAGCAGGTGGCCGAGCTGGTCGGCTACGCCGACCGTGCGTCCTTCGCCAAACGCTTCAAGCAACTCTGCGGGGAAACCCCTGGAGCCTTTCGCCGGCGCCTGCGTCAGGCGAACTGA
- a CDS encoding amino acid ABC transporter ATP-binding protein has product MSEAIKQSISAAPGIIQMDGVHKWYGQFHVLKDINLNVQQGERIVLCGPSGSGKSTAIRCLNRLEEHQQGRIVIDGTELTHDLKHIEAVRREVGMVFQHFNLFPHLTVLQNCTLAPMWVRKMPKREAEEVAMHYLERVRIPEQALKYPGQLSGGQQQRVAIARALCMKPKIMLFDEPTSALDPEMVKEVLDTMVGLAEDGMTMLCVTHEMGFARTVANRVLFLDKGEIVEEADPDTFFTNPKNERTQLFLSQILH; this is encoded by the coding sequence ATGAGTGAAGCTATCAAGCAATCGATCAGCGCCGCGCCGGGAATCATCCAGATGGACGGCGTGCACAAGTGGTACGGCCAGTTCCATGTGCTCAAGGACATCAACCTGAACGTGCAGCAGGGCGAACGCATCGTCCTCTGCGGGCCGTCCGGCTCGGGCAAGTCCACCGCCATCCGCTGCCTCAACCGACTGGAGGAGCACCAGCAGGGGCGCATCGTTATCGATGGCACCGAACTGACCCACGACCTCAAGCACATCGAGGCGGTGCGCCGCGAGGTTGGCATGGTGTTCCAGCACTTCAACCTTTTTCCGCACCTCACCGTGCTGCAGAACTGCACTTTGGCGCCGATGTGGGTACGCAAGATGCCCAAGCGGGAGGCCGAGGAAGTGGCCATGCATTACCTGGAGCGGGTGCGCATTCCGGAGCAGGCGCTCAAGTATCCCGGGCAGCTGTCCGGGGGCCAGCAGCAGCGCGTGGCGATCGCCCGGGCGCTGTGCATGAAGCCGAAGATCATGCTGTTCGATGAGCCGACCTCGGCCCTCGATCCGGAGATGGTCAAGGAGGTGCTGGACACCATGGTGGGGCTGGCCGAAGACGGCATGACCATGCTCTGCGTGACCCACGAGATGGGTTTTGCCCGTACCGTGGCCAACCGCGTGCTGTTCCTCGACAAGGGCGAGATCGTCGAGGAGGCGGATCCGGACACCTTCTTCACCAACCCGAAGAACGAGCGGACCCAGCTGTTCCTCAGCCAGATCCTGCACTGA
- a CDS encoding amino acid ABC transporter permease, which yields MQTHTFKPDMPPPVLSVGVLGWLRANLFSNWFNTLLTFVAIYLVWLIVPPMIQWAFLDANWVGTTRADCTKEGACWVFVQQRFGQFMYGFYPETLRWRVDLTLWMAVIGAAPLFIPQMPRKAVYGLSFLVAYPLLAFWLLHGGFFGLSEVETSQWGGLMLTLVIAAVGIVGALPLGIVLALGRRSDMPAIRVICVTFIEFWRGVPLITVLFMSSVMLPLFLPEGMHFDKLVRALVGVILFQSAYIAEVVRGGLQAIPKGQYEAAAAMGLGYWRMMGLVILPQALKLVIPGIVNTFIALFKDTSLVIIIGLFDLLNSIKQATTDPAWLGMATEGYVFAALIFWIFCFGMSRYSMNLERKLDTGHKR from the coding sequence ATGCAGACTCATACTTTCAAACCGGACATGCCGCCACCGGTGCTGAGCGTCGGCGTGCTCGGCTGGTTGCGCGCAAACCTGTTCTCCAACTGGTTCAACACGCTGCTGACCTTCGTCGCCATCTATCTGGTCTGGCTGATCGTGCCGCCGATGATTCAGTGGGCGTTCCTCGACGCCAACTGGGTCGGTACCACACGTGCGGACTGCACCAAGGAGGGCGCCTGCTGGGTATTCGTGCAGCAGCGCTTCGGCCAGTTCATGTACGGCTTTTACCCGGAGACCCTGCGTTGGCGTGTCGACCTGACGCTGTGGATGGCGGTGATCGGGGCGGCCCCCCTGTTTATCCCGCAGATGCCGCGCAAGGCTGTTTACGGCCTGAGCTTTCTGGTCGCCTATCCGCTGCTGGCCTTCTGGCTGCTGCATGGTGGCTTCTTCGGCCTGAGCGAGGTGGAAACCAGCCAGTGGGGCGGCCTGATGCTGACCCTGGTGATCGCTGCGGTCGGCATTGTCGGCGCCCTGCCACTGGGCATCGTGTTGGCACTGGGGCGGCGCTCGGACATGCCGGCGATACGCGTCATCTGCGTGACGTTCATCGAGTTCTGGCGCGGTGTGCCGTTGATCACCGTGCTGTTCATGTCCTCGGTGATGCTGCCGCTGTTCCTGCCTGAAGGCATGCACTTCGACAAGCTGGTGCGCGCCCTGGTCGGGGTGATCCTGTTCCAGTCGGCCTACATCGCCGAGGTGGTACGCGGTGGCCTGCAAGCCATCCCCAAGGGGCAGTACGAGGCGGCTGCAGCCATGGGCCTGGGTTATTGGCGGATGATGGGCCTGGTGATTCTGCCGCAGGCGCTGAAGCTGGTAATCCCCGGCATCGTCAACACCTTCATTGCGCTGTTCAAGGACACCAGCCTGGTGATCATCATCGGTCTGTTCGACCTGCTCAACAGCATCAAGCAGGCGACCACCGACCCAGCCTGGCTGGGCATGGCCACCGAGGGCTATGTGTTCGCCGCGCTGATTTTCTGGATTTTCTGTTTTGGCATGTCCCGCTACTCCATGAATCTGGAGCGTAAGCTGGACACCGGCCACAAGCGTTAG
- a CDS encoding amino acid ABC transporter permease — MQNTADTSHPKGSVWTDPKVRAWIFQILAVIAVIAIGWYLFDNTQTNLEKRGITSGFSFLNNSAGFGIAQHLIDYSESDTYGRVFVIGLLNTLLVSIIGIVLATILGFILGVARLSHNWLISRLATVYIETFRNIPPLLQIFFWYFAVMLSLPGPRQSLEVGQSFFLNSRGLYMPAPGASDAFGTFIGAVLIAIVATVLIGRWAKARREATGKVFHVSIAAAALIIGLPGLAIAVTGNPLVWSMPELAGFNFRGGWVMIPELIALTLALTIYTAAFIAENVRSGIMAVSHGQSEAAHSLGLSRGLTLRFVVIPQALRVIIPPLTSQYLNLAKNSSLAAGIGYPDMVSLFAGTVLNQTGQAIEVIAITMSVYLAISISISMLMNWYNKRIALIER, encoded by the coding sequence ATGCAAAACACCGCAGATACCTCGCACCCCAAGGGTTCGGTCTGGACCGATCCCAAGGTACGCGCATGGATATTCCAGATTCTTGCCGTCATCGCCGTGATCGCGATCGGCTGGTACTTGTTCGACAACACCCAGACTAATCTGGAGAAGCGCGGCATCACCTCCGGCTTTTCCTTCCTCAACAACAGCGCGGGCTTCGGTATTGCCCAGCACCTGATCGATTATTCCGAGAGCGATACATACGGACGCGTATTTGTTATCGGCTTGCTCAACACGCTGCTGGTGTCGATCATCGGTATCGTGCTGGCGACCATCCTGGGGTTCATCCTCGGCGTCGCGCGGCTGTCGCACAACTGGCTGATCAGCCGGCTGGCCACGGTCTACATCGAGACCTTCCGCAACATTCCGCCGTTGCTGCAGATCTTCTTCTGGTACTTCGCGGTCATGCTGTCCCTGCCCGGGCCTCGGCAGAGCCTGGAGGTCGGCCAGTCCTTCTTCCTCAACAGTCGCGGCCTCTATATGCCGGCGCCAGGCGCGTCGGACGCCTTCGGCACCTTTATTGGCGCGGTGCTGATCGCCATCGTCGCTACCGTGCTGATCGGGCGCTGGGCCAAGGCCCGCCGCGAGGCGACCGGCAAGGTCTTCCACGTGTCGATCGCTGCGGCGGCGCTGATCATCGGGCTTCCAGGTCTGGCGATTGCGGTGACGGGTAATCCGCTGGTATGGAGCATGCCCGAGCTGGCCGGCTTCAACTTCCGCGGCGGCTGGGTGATGATCCCCGAATTGATCGCGCTGACCCTGGCGCTGACCATCTATACGGCTGCCTTCATCGCCGAGAACGTGCGCTCCGGGATCATGGCGGTCAGCCATGGCCAGAGCGAGGCGGCCCACTCCCTGGGTCTGAGTCGCGGCCTGACGCTGCGTTTCGTGGTGATCCCCCAGGCGCTGCGGGTGATCATTCCGCCGCTGACCAGTCAGTACCTCAACCTGGCGAAGAACTCCTCCCTGGCGGCCGGCATCGGTTATCCCGACATGGTCTCGCTGTTCGCCGGCACGGTGCTCAACCAGACCGGCCAGGCGATCGAGGTCATCGCCATCACCATGAGCGTGTACCTGGCGATCAGCATCAGCATCTCCATGCTGATGAACTGGTACAACAAGCGCATCGCGCTGATCGAGCGGTAA
- a CDS encoding amino acid ABC transporter substrate-binding protein, which translates to MKMVKSTLAVLTTAAVLGVSSFAQAGATLDAVQKKGFVQCGISDGLPGFSYADEKGNYLGLDVDVCRAVAAAVFGDATKVKYSPLTAKERFTALQSGEVDILSRNTTWTSSRDSGLGLNFAGVNYYDGQGFLVNKKLGVSSAKELDGATVCIQAGTTTELNLSDYFRANGMKYTPITYDTSDESAKSVEAGRCDVLTSDQSQLYAQRIKLAAPEEYVVLPEVISKEPLGPVVRQGDEEWFDIVRWSLYAMVNAEELGIDSKNVEEMAKSTKNPDIARLLGAEGEFGKDLKLPKDWAVKIVKQVGNYGESFDRNVGAGSELKIERGLNALWNKGGLQYAPPVR; encoded by the coding sequence ATGAAGATGGTGAAATCCACCCTGGCGGTACTGACTACCGCAGCCGTACTTGGGGTCAGCAGCTTCGCGCAGGCGGGCGCTACCCTGGACGCGGTGCAGAAGAAAGGCTTCGTGCAGTGCGGTATCAGTGATGGTCTGCCTGGCTTCTCCTATGCGGATGAGAAAGGCAACTACCTGGGCCTCGACGTTGATGTGTGCCGTGCCGTGGCAGCTGCCGTATTCGGCGACGCAACCAAGGTCAAGTACAGCCCGTTGACCGCCAAGGAGCGCTTCACCGCGCTGCAGTCCGGCGAAGTCGACATCCTCTCCCGCAACACCACCTGGACCAGCTCGCGCGACTCGGGCCTGGGCCTGAACTTCGCCGGCGTCAACTACTACGACGGCCAGGGCTTCCTGGTGAACAAGAAACTCGGCGTTTCCAGCGCCAAGGAACTCGATGGCGCCACCGTCTGCATCCAGGCCGGTACCACCACCGAACTGAACCTCTCCGACTACTTCCGTGCCAACGGAATGAAGTACACCCCGATCACCTACGACACCTCCGACGAGAGCGCCAAGTCGGTGGAAGCCGGTCGTTGCGACGTACTGACCTCCGACCAGTCGCAGCTGTACGCTCAGCGCATCAAGCTGGCCGCGCCGGAAGAGTACGTGGTGCTGCCGGAAGTAATCTCCAAGGAACCGCTGGGGCCGGTCGTGCGTCAGGGTGACGAGGAGTGGTTCGACATCGTGCGCTGGTCGCTGTACGCCATGGTCAACGCCGAAGAACTGGGCATCGACTCGAAGAACGTCGAAGAGATGGCCAAGTCGACCAAGAACCCGGACATCGCTCGCCTGCTGGGCGCCGAGGGTGAGTTCGGCAAGGACCTGAAGCTGCCGAAAGACTGGGCGGTGAAGATCGTCAAGCAAGTGGGTAACTACGGCGAGAGCTTCGATCGCAACGTCGGTGCCGGCAGCGAGCTGAAGATCGAGCGTGGCCTCAACGCCCTGTGGAACAAAGGTGGTCTGCAGTACGCACCGCCGGTGCGCTGA
- a CDS encoding alpha/beta hydrolase: protein MSEPLILHPTPSADACVIWLHGLGADRYDFLPVAEALQERLPSTRFVLPQAPTRAVTINGGWAMPSWYDILAMSPARAINQEQLEASAQQVIALIEAQRDSGIDPARIVLAGFSQGGAVVLHAAFLRWQGPLGGVLALSTYAPTFADEIRLADSKKQLPVFCLHGTFDDVVQPTLGRAAHDYLATQGVDVAWREYPMAHEVLPEEIRDIAEWLAQRLDSESPSS, encoded by the coding sequence ATGAGCGAACCCTTGATCCTTCACCCCACACCCAGCGCCGACGCCTGCGTCATTTGGTTGCACGGACTGGGTGCCGACCGCTACGACTTCCTGCCAGTAGCCGAGGCCTTGCAGGAACGCCTGCCCAGCACCCGCTTCGTGTTGCCCCAGGCGCCGACCCGGGCGGTGACCATCAACGGCGGTTGGGCGATGCCCAGCTGGTACGACATCCTGGCCATGAGCCCGGCCCGGGCGATCAACCAGGAACAGCTGGAGGCCTCGGCGCAACAGGTGATCGCGCTGATCGAAGCGCAGCGCGACAGCGGCATAGACCCGGCGCGGATAGTCCTCGCCGGCTTCTCCCAGGGCGGCGCGGTGGTGCTGCACGCCGCGTTCCTGCGCTGGCAAGGGCCACTGGGCGGCGTGCTGGCGCTGTCCACCTATGCCCCGACCTTTGCCGACGAGATCCGCCTCGCCGACAGCAAAAAGCAGTTGCCGGTCTTCTGCCTGCACGGCACCTTCGATGACGTGGTGCAACCCACTTTGGGACGCGCCGCCCATGACTACCTGGCCACCCAGGGCGTAGACGTCGCCTGGCGCGAATACCCCATGGCCCATGAAGTACTGCCCGAGGAGATTCGTGACATCGCCGAGTGGCTGGCACAGCGGCTCGACAGTGAAAGCCCTTCTTCCTAG
- a CDS encoding GGDEF domain-containing protein, whose translation MNQAHWQADLQHVRQWRLFNNVAANCVDQVLKAFHACELETGEVLLSPVSRNQHLYLLIKGQLKVYLGSLDSHPVCTLAVGDCAGEISFIDDQAPSAYVVASEPSCVLRLHRESMVTLFQQSPQLMHNLLDLLCQRVRSGNRVLLNSEQNANIDTLTGAFNRRWLEHVFERESTRCAYNQQPLSMLMLDVDHFKAYNDQHGHLAGDFALCLVTQTLRKQLRPKDSLIRYGGEEFVILLPEIDEEEAWRIGERLRQALQQVSSFYAPIGELPGVTLSIGLALMHQQDSLQSLIARADSALYRAKQQGRNCLCS comes from the coding sequence ATGAATCAGGCGCATTGGCAGGCCGACCTGCAGCACGTTCGCCAGTGGCGACTGTTCAATAACGTCGCCGCCAACTGCGTGGATCAGGTGCTCAAGGCCTTTCATGCCTGTGAGCTGGAGACGGGCGAGGTACTGCTCTCCCCCGTCAGCCGCAACCAGCACCTCTATCTGCTGATCAAGGGCCAGCTCAAGGTCTATCTCGGCTCCCTGGACAGCCATCCGGTGTGCACCTTGGCGGTCGGCGACTGCGCCGGGGAAATCAGCTTCATCGACGACCAGGCGCCCTCGGCCTATGTGGTGGCCAGCGAACCCAGCTGCGTGCTGCGCTTGCACAGGGAGTCGATGGTCACGCTATTCCAGCAATCGCCGCAGCTGATGCACAACTTGCTCGATCTGCTTTGCCAGCGGGTACGCAGCGGTAATCGTGTGCTGCTGAACAGCGAACAGAACGCCAATATCGACACCCTCACCGGCGCCTTCAACCGCCGCTGGCTGGAGCATGTGTTCGAGCGTGAAAGCACGCGCTGCGCCTATAACCAGCAGCCGCTGAGCATGCTCATGCTGGATGTCGATCACTTCAAGGCCTACAACGACCAGCACGGTCACCTGGCCGGCGACTTCGCCCTGTGCCTGGTCACCCAAACCTTGCGCAAGCAACTGCGCCCCAAGGACAGCCTGATTCGCTACGGCGGCGAGGAGTTCGTCATCCTGCTGCCGGAAATCGACGAAGAGGAGGCGTGGCGCATCGGCGAGCGCCTGCGTCAGGCGTTGCAACAGGTGTCCTCCTTCTATGCGCCGATCGGCGAGCTACCTGGCGTAACCCTGTCCATCGGCCTGGCACTGATGCACCAACAGGACAGCCTGCAAAGCCTGATCGCCCGGGCCGACAGCGCGCTGTACCGGGCCAAGCAGCAGGGGCGCAACTGCCTATGCAGTTGA
- a CDS encoding dipeptidase, whose product MRKLLIALLLLALSTLVFFSLPHLLDRTLNSVASAPPYPTGEPARQLHEQLFVADLHDDALLWQRDPLERHDYGHSDLPRQLDGRVALQVFSTVTKSPRGLNYESNGADSDNITLLAMAQRWPKATWDSLLQRALYQAGKLQQAAADSHGRLVLIRSRGDLAAFIRAWHQDPQRVAALLATEGLHPLEGRLENLDRLYDAGFRIAGLTHFFDNEVGGSAHGLDKGGLTPLGRQVIRRLEDKAMLIDLAHASRALIDDVLAMAQRPLLVSHTGVEGTCPGTRNLSDRHLKAIAATGGVVGIGYWDTAVCATSVEAIVQAIRYSAELIGVEHVALGSDFNGTVHTPFDVTGLVQLTEGLLAAGFSHAEIAAIMGGNVQRLLLASLPQD is encoded by the coding sequence ATGCGCAAACTGCTGATCGCCCTGCTGCTTCTGGCGCTTTCGACCCTCGTCTTCTTCAGCCTGCCGCACCTGCTCGATCGCACGCTGAACAGCGTCGCCAGTGCGCCGCCCTACCCGACCGGCGAACCCGCCAGACAATTGCATGAGCAGCTGTTCGTCGCCGACCTGCACGACGATGCGCTGCTGTGGCAGCGCGACCCGCTCGAGCGCCATGACTATGGCCACTCCGACCTACCGCGCCAGCTCGATGGCCGCGTGGCGCTGCAGGTGTTCTCCACCGTGACCAAGTCTCCGCGCGGGCTCAACTACGAGAGCAACGGCGCCGACAGCGACAACATCACCCTGCTGGCCATGGCCCAGCGTTGGCCCAAGGCCACCTGGGACAGCCTGCTGCAGCGCGCGCTGTACCAGGCCGGCAAGCTGCAACAGGCGGCAGCCGATAGTCATGGACGCTTGGTGCTGATCCGCTCTCGCGGCGATTTAGCCGCCTTCATCCGGGCCTGGCACCAGGACCCGCAGCGGGTCGCGGCGCTGCTGGCCACCGAGGGACTGCACCCGCTGGAGGGCCGCCTGGAGAACCTCGACCGGCTATACGACGCCGGCTTTCGCATCGCTGGCCTGACCCACTTCTTCGACAACGAAGTCGGCGGCTCGGCCCACGGCCTGGACAAGGGTGGCCTGACGCCCCTGGGCCGCCAGGTCATCAGGCGCCTGGAGGACAAGGCGATGTTGATCGACCTGGCCCACGCCTCCCGCGCGCTGATCGACGACGTGCTGGCCATGGCCCAACGCCCGCTGCTGGTCTCCCATACCGGCGTCGAAGGCACCTGTCCCGGCACGCGCAACCTCAGCGACCGGCACCTCAAAGCCATTGCCGCCACCGGCGGGGTGGTCGGCATCGGCTACTGGGACACGGCCGTCTGCGCCACCTCGGTGGAGGCCATCGTCCAGGCCATCCGCTACAGCGCCGAGCTGATCGGCGTCGAGCATGTCGCCCTCGGCTCGGACTTCAACGGCACCGTGCACACGCCCTTCGATGTCACGGGCCTGGTGCAGCTGACCGAGGGCCTGCTGGCGGCCGGTTTCAGCCACGCCGAAATCGCCGCGATCATGGGCGGCAATGTCCAGCGCCTGCTGCTCGCCAGCCTGCCGCAGGACTGA